CTGTTTTTTTTGTGTTTCACCTGTGTTTTCGTCGCCGCCCACGATGCTCAAGCGATCCAATCCCAGCCCAGTTTTTTCGGCACCAGGGAGGTAAAGTCAACCAACCTAAAACCGTTTAAAAAATGGAATGGCGCCTTGGCGCGCTTTTCCAGGGAGATGGCGATAAAAAAGAAAACGCCTTGTGGCGCGACGGAATTGAACAAATGTAATTATTTAAAATGGATGGCCTTTTTAAAAGACCTACGCGGCAAGCCACCATTGGCGCAAATCAAGGCGGTTAACAGCTACATGAACCGCGCCCCCTATATCACCGATATGCAAAATTGGGGCGTGCAGGACTACTGGGAAACCCCCAACGAGTTCATGGCGCGTTTCGGCGATTGTGAAGATTACGCGATCGCCAAATACATCTCATTGAAGTTCTTAGGATTCAAGGAAGA
This genomic window from Varunaivibrio sulfuroxidans contains:
- a CDS encoding transglutaminase-like cysteine peptidase gives rise to the protein MAAFSARALARGALFFLCFTCVFVAAHDAQAIQSQPSFFGTREVKSTNLKPFKKWNGALARFSREMAIKKKTPCGATELNKCNYLKWMAFLKDLRGKPPLAQIKAVNSYMNRAPYITDMQNWGVQDYWETPNEFMARFGDCEDYAIAKYISLKFLGFKEDDLRVVALKDLNLKIGHAVLVVFFKGKTLVLDNQIRQVVQASTIHHYLPVFSINAKAWWRHIKP